A genomic window from Flavobacterium sp. I3-2 includes:
- a CDS encoding glutathionylspermidine synthase family protein, protein MKIKHLVKDTNWQNRVEQIGYGYHSDNGIPYWIDDYYFSISESFADEIYNATTELWQMCLTAVEHVIENKKYHLFHIPNYFHHHIERSWNNETPSIYGRFDFAYDQVRNQLKMLEFNADTPTSLFECGVVQWHWMQHYFGNFKDQFNSVHEQLVNSWKEIKPYLKGESLHFTCVRESLEDLSNVEYLRDCAIQAGIQTQLLYIDEIGWNGSNFVDLQDQPITDIFKLYPWEWMVNEEYGHHITNDILEAQWIEPSWKMILSNKAILAILWELFPNHSLLLETYFNDAKNMVSFVKKPLLSREGANISIISNNKIIESTTGDYGHEGFVYQELAPLIKNHSGYTIIGSWIIGQESCGISFRESDSLITNDRSRFIPHIIE, encoded by the coding sequence ATGAAAATCAAACATTTAGTAAAAGATACAAATTGGCAAAATCGTGTCGAACAAATCGGTTATGGTTATCATTCTGATAATGGAATTCCATATTGGATTGATGATTATTATTTTAGCATTTCAGAATCGTTTGCAGACGAAATTTATAATGCTACAACAGAATTGTGGCAAATGTGTTTAACAGCTGTTGAACATGTTATCGAAAATAAAAAGTATCATCTATTTCATATTCCAAATTATTTTCATCATCATATTGAACGTAGTTGGAATAACGAAACTCCAAGTATATATGGTCGATTTGACTTTGCTTATGACCAAGTCAGAAATCAATTAAAAATGTTAGAATTCAATGCAGACACTCCTACTTCATTATTTGAATGCGGAGTTGTTCAATGGCATTGGATGCAACATTATTTCGGAAACTTTAAAGACCAATTCAATTCGGTACACGAACAACTGGTAAATTCTTGGAAAGAAATCAAACCTTATTTAAAAGGAGAATCGTTACATTTTACTTGTGTAAGAGAATCATTAGAAGATTTAAGTAATGTTGAATATTTAAGAGATTGCGCGATTCAAGCCGGAATTCAAACACAACTTTTATATATAGATGAAATTGGTTGGAATGGGTCCAATTTTGTTGATTTACAGGACCAACCTATAACAGATATTTTTAAATTATATCCATGGGAATGGATGGTTAATGAAGAATATGGTCATCATATTACTAATGATATTTTAGAGGCACAATGGATTGAGCCTTCTTGGAAAATGATTCTTTCTAACAAAGCGATTTTAGCAATTTTATGGGAATTGTTTCCAAATCATTCATTGTTGCTAGAAACGTATTTTAACGATGCGAAAAACATGGTAAGTTTTGTAAAAAAACCTTTACTTTCGAGAGAAGGTGCAAACATTTCTATAATTAGTAACAACAAAATTATCGAATCGACAACTGGTGATTATGGACACGAGGGATTTGTTTATCAAGAATTAGCTCCATTAATAAAAAATCACAGTGGATATACAATTATTGGAAGTTGGATTATTGGTCAAGAATCATGCGGAATTTCTTTCAGAGAAAGTGATTCTTTGATAACAAACGACAGAAGTAGATTTATTCCTCATATAATTGAGTAA
- a CDS encoding site-specific integrase, giving the protein MLETSYGLNFFLKTHHKGFDLRYIYLRITVNGIQKEASTKRKWESSRWNQKNEKAIGTKEDAKALNYFLDSLRRKVDDYKIQLINRNISITSKLLIDYVLGNTVANTKVLEEFQKHNDEIFALVSKGEYSMGTYERYVTARSHVEQFIKLKYKVDDLEFRQLNYEFIQDYDFFLRTVRNCQNNSTVKYIANFKKIIFRAISKDIITTDPFKAYKIKKITIKKTPLSSQELLTLENKVFDSDRLNEVRDIFVFQCYTGLAYIDVKQLNKNEIKIGIDDKAWIVSNRQKTGSSTTIPLLSKAIEILEKYKEHPLCLKSNLLLPVKSNQKMNEYLKEIATLCKIDDNLTTHKARRTFGSTVTLNNGVPMHVVKEMLGHQSIKQTEEYALTEQSTISREMNLLETKIASNTYKNYSDAITLLKTIENQITQLAIESHKTSDSQVISKIMKCQNEIENLKKSLL; this is encoded by the coding sequence ATGTTAGAAACAAGCTACGGATTAAATTTCTTTCTAAAAACACATCATAAAGGATTCGATTTACGATATATCTATTTAAGAATCACTGTTAATGGAATACAGAAAGAAGCATCTACGAAACGAAAATGGGAGTCATCAAGGTGGAATCAGAAAAATGAAAAAGCAATTGGTACTAAAGAAGATGCAAAAGCTTTAAATTATTTTTTAGATTCATTGAGACGAAAAGTCGATGACTATAAAATACAACTAATAAATCGTAATATCTCAATTACATCAAAGCTACTTATTGATTATGTACTCGGAAATACTGTAGCAAATACAAAAGTACTTGAAGAATTTCAAAAACATAATGACGAAATTTTCGCATTAGTTTCTAAAGGTGAGTATAGTATGGGTACATACGAAAGATACGTTACAGCTAGATCACACGTTGAGCAATTTATAAAATTAAAGTATAAAGTTGATGATTTAGAGTTTAGACAATTAAACTATGAGTTTATTCAAGATTATGATTTTTTTTTAAGAACCGTTAGAAATTGTCAAAACAATAGTACTGTAAAATACATTGCAAATTTTAAAAAAATTATTTTCAGAGCTATCTCCAAAGACATTATTACCACTGATCCGTTTAAAGCTTATAAAATTAAAAAAATTACTATCAAAAAAACTCCTTTGAGTTCTCAAGAACTTTTAACATTAGAAAATAAAGTTTTTGATTCTGATAGATTAAACGAAGTTAGAGACATATTTGTTTTTCAATGTTATACTGGATTGGCTTATATTGATGTGAAACAACTCAACAAAAATGAAATTAAGATTGGTATAGACGACAAAGCTTGGATTGTTTCGAATAGACAAAAAACAGGATCCTCTACCACTATTCCACTTCTAAGTAAAGCAATAGAAATCTTAGAAAAATATAAAGAACACCCATTATGTTTAAAAAGCAACTTACTTCTTCCTGTAAAATCAAATCAAAAAATGAATGAGTATTTGAAAGAAATCGCAACACTATGTAAAATAGATGATAATCTTACAACTCATAAAGCAAGGAGAACTTTTGGAAGTACTGTGACACTAAATAATGGGGTTCCAATGCATGTAGTTAAAGAAATGCTTGGTCATCAATCCATAAAACAAACCGAAGAATACGCTCTGACTGAACAATCAACCATTAGTAGAGAAATGAATCTTTTGGAAACTAAAATTGCTTCTAATACTTATAAGAATTATTCTGATGCAATAACTCTTTTAAAAACAATTGAAAATCAGATAACTCAATTAGCTATTGAGTCACATAAAACTTCAGATTCTCAAGTGATTTCGAAGATAATGAAATGTCAAAATGAAATAGAAAATCTTAAAAAAAGTTTATTATAA
- a CDS encoding heavy-metal-associated domain-containing protein: MFLIVSCKGEVQKDKTQSTETKEVAVLPENLEEVNFEINGMTCALGCAKMIENKLANAKGVDSAKVDFETKLAYISFDKTQQSKEELQKRIEALLDGNTYKASEIIKE, encoded by the coding sequence ATGTTTTTGATTGTTTCCTGCAAAGGAGAAGTACAGAAAGATAAAACGCAATCAACAGAAACAAAAGAAGTGGCTGTTTTACCTGAAAATTTAGAAGAGGTAAATTTTGAAATAAACGGAATGACCTGTGCTTTAGGTTGTGCCAAAATGATAGAAAACAAATTAGCAAATGCAAAAGGTGTTGATTCTGCCAAAGTAGATTTTGAAACCAAACTGGCTTACATTTCTTTTGACAAAACACAGCAATCAAAAGAAGAATTACAAAAAAGAATTGAAGCTTTATTGGACGGAAACACCTATAAAGCTTCTGAAATTATAAAAGAATAA
- a CDS encoding cytochrome-c peroxidase, whose translation MKVFQKILPLIFLLASCSKDDYEPIVYDNPELSINIPVVFPELNNSFYANKPTKYGVALGEKLFHEKRFSADNTISCASCHIQSSAFADNNVQAIGIEGRIGLRNTPPIQNLAFMRFYNWDGSKLSLENQPIVPIITHEEMDSSILEVIGKIQNDASYKELFQKTFGDENITPERIYRSVAQYEYTLISANSKYDKVKRNEATFTENEMQGYQVFQQKCTTCHSTELFTDQTFRNIGFPINTNSNEAGRARVTGNMDEYMSFRVPSLRNVEYTSPYGSFGQFATLKDVLDYFDNGVLGADNLDPVFKNNGNRIPLTEQEKEDLISFMKTLSDLEFTGH comes from the coding sequence ATGAAAGTTTTTCAGAAAATTTTACCTCTTATATTTTTGTTGGCATCTTGTAGCAAAGATGACTATGAGCCAATTGTATACGATAATCCCGAATTATCAATAAATATTCCTGTTGTTTTTCCTGAGTTAAACAATTCATTTTATGCAAACAAACCAACAAAGTATGGAGTAGCATTAGGAGAAAAACTATTTCACGAGAAACGTTTCAGTGCAGACAATACTATTTCGTGTGCAAGCTGTCATATTCAGTCCAGTGCATTTGCAGATAATAATGTACAGGCAATCGGAATTGAGGGAAGAATTGGGCTTCGTAATACACCGCCTATTCAGAATCTTGCTTTTATGAGGTTCTATAACTGGGACGGAAGTAAATTAAGTTTAGAAAATCAGCCGATTGTTCCGATTATCACACACGAAGAAATGGATTCTTCTATTTTGGAAGTTATCGGTAAAATCCAAAACGATGCATCTTATAAAGAGCTTTTTCAGAAAACATTCGGCGATGAAAACATTACACCTGAACGAATTTACAGAAGTGTTGCCCAATATGAATATACTTTGATTTCAGCCAATAGTAAATACGATAAAGTAAAACGAAACGAAGCAACATTTACCGAAAACGAAATGCAAGGCTATCAGGTTTTTCAGCAGAAATGTACCACTTGTCACAGTACGGAACTCTTTACCGACCAAACATTTCGAAACATCGGATTTCCTATCAATACAAATTCTAACGAGGCAGGAAGAGCGAGAGTTACCGGAAATATGGACGAATATATGAGTTTTCGTGTACCGTCTTTACGCAATGTAGAGTACACCTCACCTTATGGAAGCTTCGGGCAGTTTGCAACACTGAAAGACGTCTTGGATTATTTCGACAATGGAGTTTTAGGAGCAGATAATCTGGATCCTGTTTTCAAAAATAATGGGAATAGAATTCCACTTACCGAACAGGAAAAAGAGGACTTAATTTCATTTATGAAAACATTGAGTGATTTAGAGTTTACAGGTCATTAA